One window from the genome of Sphingomicrobium arenosum encodes:
- the rpsK gene encoding 30S ribosomal protein S11 gives MAREPQRVRRRERKNITAGVAHVNASFNNTMITITDAQGNAISWSSAGMMGFKGSRKSTPYAAQVAAEDAGKKAQDHGVRTLEVEVKGPGSGRESALRALQAVGFTITSIRDVTPIPHNGVRPSKRRRV, from the coding sequence ATGGCACGTGAACCGCAACGCGTTCGTCGCCGTGAGCGCAAGAACATCACCGCCGGCGTCGCCCATGTGAACGCCAGCTTCAACAACACCATGATCACCATCACCGACGCCCAGGGCAATGCGATCAGCTGGTCGAGCGCCGGCATGATGGGCTTCAAGGGCAGCCGCAAGTCGACGCCTTATGCCGCGCAGGTCGCCGCCGAAGACGCCGGCAAGAAGGCGCAGGACCATGGCGTCCGCACCCTCGAAGTCGAGGTCAAGGGCCCGGGTTCGGGTCGCGAAAGCGCGCTGCGTGCGCTCCAGGCGGTGGGCTTCACCATCACCTCGATCCGCGACGTGACGCCGATCCCGCACAATGGTGTCCGTCCGTCCAAGCGCCGCCGCGTCTAA
- the rpsM gene encoding 30S ribosomal protein S13, which produces MARIAGVNIPTNKRVEIALTYIHGIGHTTAKEITEKLKIAPERRVADLSDQEVLQIRETIDADYTVEGDLRRERAMDIKRLMDLKSYRGLRHRAGLPVRGQRTHTNARTRKGKAKPIAGKKK; this is translated from the coding sequence ATGGCACGTATTGCCGGGGTCAACATCCCGACCAACAAGCGCGTCGAGATCGCGCTCACCTACATCCATGGTATCGGTCACACGACTGCCAAGGAAATCACCGAAAAGCTGAAGATCGCGCCGGAACGTCGCGTCGCCGACCTGTCGGACCAGGAAGTCCTGCAGATCCGCGAAACGATCGACGCCGACTACACCGTCGAGGGTGACCTTCGCCGCGAACGCGCGATGGACATCAAGCGCCTGATGGACCTCAAGTCCTATCGCGGCCTTCGTCACCGTGCCGGCCTGCCGGTCCGCGGCCAGCGCACGCACACCAATGCGCGCACCCGCAAGGGCAAGGCCAAGCCGATCGCGGGCAAGAAGAAGTAA